Below is a window of Humulus lupulus chromosome 2, drHumLupu1.1, whole genome shotgun sequence DNA.
GAACATGAGAGTCAGATGTAGTAACAATAGCATCATGTTGATTACTTGGTGGAGGAGTAGATGCCAAAACAGCAGGCTCTGGAGGATTGGAACCAGATGATACGGTTGGGGACAAGTCCTCAGTCAAAGGATCAGAAGTACTGGTATTAGTATTTATATTCACTGAGCTAGTAAAGAATTGTGCATATGGAAAAGAAGTATAATTGGAATCTTGTACCTGGGGTATATTTTCAGCAGGTGGAAATGAGAATTGAGTCTCATTGAAAACAACATTCCGAGCTATAAACCTTCTTCCAACAACATTTTGACAAATGTAACCTTTGTGTTGTGGTGAGTACCCCAGAAATATGCATGGTTCAGACCTGAAACTTAGCTTGTGAGAGTTGTATGGTCTGAGGTGAGGATAGCAGATGCAGCCAAAAGGCTTTAAAAATTGGTAGTCTGGTTGCTTCCCAAACAAGCACTGATAAGGACTAATATTGTGAAGCACAGGAGTTGGAAGTCGATTAATAGAATATACTCCACACTGAAAGGCATGCCACCAATATGACAAATCAAGACCTGAGTGAGCTAGTAAAGTGAGACCAGTTTCTGTAATGTGGCGATGTTTCCTCTCCGCTCTTCCATTCTGCTCATGTGTATAGGGACATGGATGTTGAAATCTAATGCCTTGGTCCTGCAAAAATTTCTCAAACACTCTATACTCTCCACCCCCAGTCAGCTTGCACACATTTAATAGGTAAAGAAAACTGCTTCTCAACTAGGCTTTTAAATTGAATAAAGACATCAAAAGACTGAGATTTGAGTGTTAAAGGAAAAATCCACGTGAATCTACTATAATCATCAAGGAAATGAATATAGTATCGAAAACCTTCAGTAGAAAGAGTATGAGATGGTCCCCACACATCAGTGTGAAGCAATTCTAGTGGCTGAGTTGCACGACTAGCAGAGATAGGAAAAGGCAGTTTGTGACTCTTGCCTTTTTGACAGGCATCACAGAATTTGAGATTTTTTAATGAACCAGAAATTGACATTTGAGACAAAATTTGACCAAGCACTTTAGGTGAAGGATGTCCTAGCTTAACATGCCACAAATTCACATCAGTTTTAAGTGAAGAAGTAAATGCTTGAGGTTGAGAATCAATAGAGACAGAAGGAAgacattttttattatttgaatgtATATTACAAGCATGATGGTCCAAAGTATTAGTACACGAAACTGAATGTAAACTAGAAGAAATACAAGATGATGGTAGAGTGGAATCAATTCTGGAAAGTGTGGCTAGATGACATTGAAGAGCTGGTGGACTTGAGCTATTGGAATCATCCCCGAGCATATAAAGGCCATTTTTAACTTTCCCTTTGAGCAAAGCATTCCCTGTGTCCTTGTCCTTAACAAAACAACAATTTTTAtgaaattcaaaataaacattgttATCATTAGTAAGCTTAGAAACACTGACAAGATTTTTGGTTATTGAAGGAACATTGAGGACAGAATTTAGATGTAAAGGGGAACTAGAAGTTGAAGGAAGAGTAGCTTTGCCTATATGAGAAATGAGCAGTTTCTTACCAGTACCTACTGCAAGTGTCTCAGTCCCATGATATTGGGTGGCAGAGTCGAGATGCTCCATTCCAAATGCCACGTGATTAGTTGCTCCAGTATCCGCATACCACATGGGGTCATCGCCAAAATCAAAGACTAAAGTTGAGACATATGCTTGAGGGTCATTCATATCAGCAGCTTCTTGTTCAGTGAGATAAATTCGTGGTTGTGTGGAATGATTCTTGGGAGTGACAAATGCTTTGTCAAATCGATAATGACAAATGGCTGCAGTGTGGCCAATCTTGAGGCACACTTGACAGACTGGTCGAATGTTCGAAGATGGAGGTCTTGGATAGCTTCTTGGAGCATTTCTTGAATTGGCATTCGAAATTATACGACTAGGATTGTAAGAAGATCTGGAATGGTTTGAGTACCCATGTCTTGGACCATCAAATGTTAAATGTGCAGCCATTTTGTTTGAGATATCATGTACGGAGTGATGTCGCTCAAGTCGACATTCATGAGCCAAGAGTAAGGCTTGAATTTCTTCAAGGCTTTTAGATTCTTTGCTGGAAGTAATGCCAGAAACGACAGGATCATACTCAGGTCCTAGACCATTGAGTAATTGTAGCTCCATATCTTGATCACTTATCAAACAGCTAGCGATAGCAAGATTGTCACAGATAGATTTAATTGTGTCAGTATAATCAGAAATGGACATGTTACCTTTCTGAATATTAAACAGCTGGCCCTTCAATTGTAGGAGACGAGCTTTAGATTGGCCTGAAAATTTCTGTTCGAGTGCGCGCCAAACATCATAGGAGGTGGTGTAAGCAGCAACAGAGCCAAGAATACCTTCTGACATGGAGGATCGAAGCCAAGAAAGAAGGAGCTGGTCACGCCTTTTCCACTGAGTATATGCAGGGTTGACCTCACCAGTGACCAGTTTTGCCGGAGGAGAGACATTGCTGAACAAGAATTCTTCAAGATCATGGCCAATCACGGTGGGAACGACCTGTGATTTCCAAGCAAGGAAATTGACACGATCAAGTTTGAGTGTAAGAGAAGAAGTAAGAGAATTAGAGAACGAATTCCATAGAGGAATTGAGGTCGCCGGAGGAGCAGGAGCTGCCGGAGTAACAGAAGGCATCAAAGGCGTGGTGGTGTCACGGAGTTGGGACGGATCAGAAGAAGATGAATCCATGGACACGAGTCAGTGGCTCGGATACCATAAAGAACTTTACGTAATTACAGAGAGTTTTAGAAAAACTTCAATGAAAAATGCAATGAAAGCTTGATCATTATCAGTGAtcaagatctttatttatagttgttaaaaATGGTACAAGAGCATTCTGTTACAATACAGAGAATCAATGCTAACTAACTCTAACACTTAAACTGATTGTACAACAACTAACATAtaactactaactaatactaactgaAAACGGTATTAGTTATtaatgtcatacattatattaagggtttatacttttttggaccctgtgttttgtctcattacctatttggaccctgtgttttgacaaattactttttggaccctatgttttgtaaaatggttaaaatagaactttaaactcaattttaatgaagaaaaaaattgaatataacaacacagtttttaagcataatgattttatttttgttctgaattattagtttgataaattatttgtaattttagttgagaaaatattgaccaaaatttggtttagggttctattttaactattttacaaaacatagggtctaaaaagtaatttgtcaaaatacagggtccaaacaggtaatgggaaaaaacacagggtgGTATAAAcccttatattaaacatattttatttatttatatgatattgtttatttatttaaaattgatatgataattaaaaataataaaaataaatacatatttgaataaacatgtttataactttaaaattaaatacattatatattatttttacctAGTACTTAGAGATATATTTTTCTAGTCTACAGAGGAAAACCATTAATAAACAAGTGATTACCACATACACACAATTTCAGGCGTAAAATATTTACCTTTAGgagagagatttttttttaaaatatatatataattttttattatttagattcaaataattaaatcgAGAAATCttatttcagaaaaaaaaaaaattctcccaTAAAATTTTAGGGAGATCTCTTTTCTCTGGTTTTACCAAAACATGGAATTCTACAAAACTGGCACTTATTCTGTTAttgatcaaataatttttttttaaaaaaatacaataaaaaagtCACTCTATCCaacattattataaaaaataatgatATGTACTCTAAAATTATTTATCACTTCAGTTaatgtattttgataaataattttaataaatatatcatTACTCTTATTATAAAATGGTTAAGTAATACTTGATGAAAACAATGGGTGGTGTTGGGGTGACCCACAAATAAACTAATTAACTTATTAGATCATACATATAAAGGGTGTCCTACCAATACCACTCATCAATTtccactatatataaaaaaaaataatggggTTAATTATTCAATCACCTCTTTGAAAAATGACAAGCACCAAAcattatataaatacatatattttattGTCGCTGTGGGAATTCCCAACTGCAGGTAAGTTTAGATAGCTAAAGACGAATGAATATGATGACGATGGCTTAGCCTTAGAGATAGACATAATAATATCAAATAATTCATGTTTGCATGCTATATTCTTTACTTGGTCATATTCATTCATGTaatatatttcttttcttttttgacgCTTTTCTCTCGCTATTTTTAATGATGTAAATACATTACCAATATCTATCTAATTAAAGATATTTAAAAACTGTTATTCGTTATCCCAAATCGAATTCGAAAGTTTGGCACCTAAGAATTCGAATGCAAGTTAAAGCAACCGataagttcttttttttttcttaaaaaaacaaaacaataaaaaatatctaatttgaaATATGTGGATTTAATATTTTTCATCTTAtatatcaattaaaaataaattataagatCATAGATACAATTGAATTCTAATTGTTTTAAGTTAATTTTTCGAATTTGAACTTTAAAAATCCGAATTAAGTTGCGATTctcaatccttttttttttttttttttaacaatttcaaACTTatccaaaataaaagaaaatcatatacatgaatctaaatttgatttttttttctttctaaatttaaatttaattaattaaatgttaaTGAGACTCTAGACTGTGGGTCCACAGCttaattaaaaaagaaacaataaaaaatattatatttcccTAATAATCTCCACCAGATCGTAATCGTATTACCCCCCCTATAAATACCATCTAAAACCCGTCTCCTTCCACCCTCTCATATATCATTAATCATTCTCCTTCTCTCACTTTCTGAAAACATTTTCATTCCAATGGCGTCCTCTAACAATGGCGTTCCAGCAACCGGCAAGGGTCTGATCGTCAGCTTCGGTGAGATGCTTATCGACTTCGTACCCACCGTCTCCGGTGTCTCTCTCGCCGAGGCTCCCGGGTTCCTCAAAGCCCCCGGCGGCGCCCCGGCCAACGTCGCCATCGCCGTGACCAGGCTAGGTGGCAAAGCTGCCTTCGTTGGAAAACTCGGAGACGACGAGTTCGGACACATGCTAGCCGGGATCTTGAAAGAGAACGGTGTCTCCGCCGAAGGAATCAACTTCGATCAAGGTGCCCGTACCGCCTTGGCCTTCGTCACTCTCAAAGCCGACGGTGAGCGCGAGTTCATGTTCTACAGAAACCCTAGCGCCGACATGCTCCTTAAGCCAGAGGAGCTCAATCTTGAGTTGATCAAATCGGTACGCtctctattttattttcttgctGTCTTGAATTTTCCCGGAAACTTTTGGTCGTTCTCTGTTGTTTTCTTCTCTTTAACTGTTTGAAAATAATGTAGAGAGGGTACGCTAATCTAACCGCGGGTGACGATTAGCGCTGGTGGGTCCCATGATCTACTTGATAGATCTAGGATAGGATGATTTTcgaaaaatatcatattataatctCGTTTTCTTACGATTTTTACTTTTCAAGTTTCATTTTTGGATCGGccgttttattattattattattatcgtgATACTGTGATAGCGTGATCCCCTCCCTTGAAAAAGCGGGTGAGTGGTTTTTGAAACCTGGGCTCGGAAGTCTAAACTATGTCGTTTTCTGTTCTGACTGACGCATTATTTATTAAAGTCTCAAAACTTTTGTTTTCACTTTCGACTCCATAAACCTCACGCGCTTTCTCATTTACACTCGCGCGAGTGGTCAATGTCCGCGTTCTAACTCAGACGACGTGTTTTTAGTATTTTAACACTGAGTTTGATACAGTAGGCTTCAGGCTACTCGTGCAGTGTGATTCACGCCTTATCAAATATTTGTTCGTTCCATTATTAATTATTGCCAAAATTTTCCACCAACTTTTTTCTTATGTTATATATGATGACGATGtaataaaaaatagaaagaaaaaaacaccttttttatttaataatatgtgTGTGTGGGGGCATGACGTATGACGTGGTTAACATGGTCTAGACGCGCGCTCTAACCCCATCACGTGCGCCTGATTCTTAAATCTATAATCTATGTGCCCAAATAGTGTGGTTGACTTTTTGTTTCTCACAATTACCGGATGAAACGGTCAGTGAACCCTAACTGAGATGAGATGTTTGTTTTGGTGTTGTTCAGGCTAAAGTGTTCCACTATGGGTCTATCAGCTTGATCGTAGAGCCATGCCGATCGGCGCACATGAAAGCGATGGAGGCGGCTAAGGAGGCCGGGGCCCTGCTCTCTTACGACCCCAATCTACGGTTGCCCTTGTGGCCATCAGAGGATGAGGCGCGTGAGCAGATTCTGAGCATCTGGGACAAGGCGGACGTCATCAAGGTCAGCGATGTCGAGCTTGAGTTCCTAACCAAAAGTAACAAAATCGACGACGCCTCCGCCATGTCGTTATGGCACCCCAACCTCAAGCTCCTCCTCGTCACTCTTGGCGAGCATGGCTGCAGATACTACACCAAGGTAACTATAACCCCCTCCTTAAAGAACCAAAAATATATAATCAAGCATGAACCATCTTTTTCctatcaaaaaaaaaatgaacaatcggttttttttaaaaaataattttgttaAGTAATATAAATCCAATTTATGCATGGGTTTTTTGACGTTTGGCTGCTGTATTGAAAACGGGTTGGGGAGGGATTTTTAAGAATTGAGTGAATAATGCTGACAATTCTGCGCTGTCCAACAGCGCTTGCCGACAAATGAAGTTGGAGTCATTGGAGCAGTaggccccccccccccgcccttttttttttttacttttttggtgggttatttttttttattagggAAATTTGGTGGGATTAAGTTGCCGATGGTTTTAGGCTAATTACCAacgtttattattttaaaaaagaaaGCTTGATATGAAATAGCTGTCAAATGGTTGATTATGTTTTTGCAACTTGGGTTTAGTTGAACTATTAATATTGGAGTGTTACTCAAGGAATGGTCTTTTTGGTACCACCAAATTAGTTGCCCATGGTTTACCTAAAACATGTAACAACAGAGTAAGGCTTAGGTTTTATTTTTACAACATGGTTGAATACAATTAACAATGTAGTTCACTATGTATTTATAATTAATgctctttttttcttttggtgCGTGATTTGTGTATAATTCAAGCTATGGTGCGTGTGAATTGGTTTGTGGAATATTTacagaatgaaaaaaaaaaacaagtctcCTATTAGACTAAAACATGATTTTAATcaaaacacactaaaacaaaatgTTTTAACCTGTTTTCGTGTTACAGAATTTCCATGGGTCTGTGGATGCTTTCCATGTCAAAGCAGTGGACACAACTGGTGCTGGTGATTCATTTGTTGGTGCCTTACTTACGAAGATTGTTGATGACCAATCCATCATTGaggtatacttttttttttaattttcttttgcatctttttttttctggatgtatatacaaatatatatatatacttaatattGGTGAATTAATTTCAGGATGAGGCAAGGTTGAAGCAGGTTCTAAAATTTGCAAATGCATGTGGAGCCATTACCACCACCAAGAAGGGAGCAATCCCAGCTCTTCCCACTGAGACTGAGGTCCTCAGCCTGGTCAAAGGTGTATAAGAGAGGGGGGGAAAATTTTCTGTTATTAGTTTTtgcatgtttttgtttttgtctCTTAACGTTTttcttgtttgttttgttttgggactttttctctttttcttttgtttttaggATCTGCTTGCAATTTGAGTAAAGGGAATTTTCCGACCTCAGTAATGCTATTTCTTTTTTTCATGTTTTCTCTTTTAATTACCTTCCTTTTCACTTATTTTATGCTGTAATGATAATAGACAATGTGCTCTCAGCGGCATATTGCTGTGAATAATTTCGTTTTTAATGCCGAAAGAAAAAAAGTCATACATAATAATACGAGCTCAAAGCCCCTTCAAAGTTTGGCTTTGCACATGCCTACAATCATTAAAGTTTATTCCCTTCCAAGATAATAATAAAATCCCTTCTTTCCTTTTATCTTTTTCAATTGCAAACTTGAATTATAAAAGAGAACAATATTGTCACTACGTTTATAGAAATTGAGACCTAACCCAACCACCTGTCTCATTAATTGAAAAAGTTGGGCAAAGGTTGCGTACAACTGACTACACTATAAAAGGTCGCAGATCTACCTCTTCATTCTCAGAAGAATCCAACTAATTCAGTGATAAATCATAGTGTAATCACCTCATCTCTAAAGAGTATATACTACTGTATGAATTGGCAATTTCTTACCAATCTAATTTAGGAGAACATTCAACTTCATATATTCCACAATTTATCATTATCAGCAGATAAATAAAtaggcattttttttttttaaatgcctcCAAATCTGATTTAGTTAACTATATTCATAGCCTAGAGGAGATGAACCTGAAGAattttataatattcccaaagattattaaaataaaattctcAATTGAGAGGTGTTAAGGAGAAACTTCTACAACTATTATATTGTTTCTTTAGATTTCAATCTTTATCTGTTAAAAAGAAGATGCAATTACAACACAATGGCTTGTGGCTTGCATTCACTCACATCCATCTGCAGAGACCTCCAAGCTTGCTTGCACCTTTCCCACTTCATCTGCATATGAGCCAAATATGCTTTTGCCCATTGTTCATTGCTCCCACCCATGCTTAAACCATAAGGCACTGAGAAACTGTTTGCATTTTAAGAAAACAAAGTAAAAAGACATATTAAACAACAGAGGTGTCATCGTCATCATATTGCATGTATTATTTCGAAATCATTTACgcctagttaaaaaaaaaatagttttgggGTCTTTGTGTACCTAAAATGCTTTTTAAATATATCAGACCTTTTGAAAAAAGATACTTGACAATAAAATGGTCCAAAAAttagaatattaaaataatgtcAAAGATGAGTTACCTCAACAATTCCTCCATCTGAGATCCCCTAGTGGATGAACTATTCCTGCAAAAGTTTTATAGTGTAGCAAAAAGAATTATATATCAGCGACTAAGAAAAAACAGAGCGATAAGAAGTTGTATGAGTCAGTTAGAAAGTTTGGAAAcaataaagaaataaaatttgCTATTTAAAAAAGGAGAGAACTTTTTCTATTGCTTTTCCCTGCTCAAAGATAAAAGAAGCAGAGACACTGTATTTATACAAGCGGTGGAAAATTCTGGAATTACCACAGGTACAGAATTTGTTACTACAGCTGTCAATCGTACAGGGAATACTCACAAAAGAAAACATTGGTACAATCATTTGAGGATAAGAAAGAATTTTGAGGAATatttctttatgttgatgacaaaGAAACTTTTCCTTCATTTGAATTGATAGCCGTTGGACAGACCTCAATGTTTTCGTTCTCAGCACGCCCCCTCAAGCTGATGTAGGGAACTGGTAGCACAGGCAGCTTGTCTTTGAGAAAGTTATGTTGTGAAATTGAAAGGGCCTTTGTCAGGATATCAGCGGTTTGTTGGTCTGTAGGAATATGTCTGATTTC
It encodes the following:
- the LOC133818794 gene encoding fructokinase-2, which translates into the protein MASSNNGVPATGKGLIVSFGEMLIDFVPTVSGVSLAEAPGFLKAPGGAPANVAIAVTRLGGKAAFVGKLGDDEFGHMLAGILKENGVSAEGINFDQGARTALAFVTLKADGEREFMFYRNPSADMLLKPEELNLELIKSAKVFHYGSISLIVEPCRSAHMKAMEAAKEAGALLSYDPNLRLPLWPSEDEAREQILSIWDKADVIKVSDVELEFLTKSNKIDDASAMSLWHPNLKLLLVTLGEHGCRYYTKNFHGSVDAFHVKAVDTTGAGDSFVGALLTKIVDDQSIIEDEARLKQVLKFANACGAITTTKKGAIPALPTETEVLSLVKGSACNLSKGNFPTSVMLFLFFMFSLLITFLFTYFML